AGGCAACAGGCAGACTGGTGAGAGGATGACGAGGACAGATGTGCCTATCAAAGGATCACCATCAATTTGGGAAAACTGATGGTGCCCTTGCATTGAGTGGCAAACCCGTCCTCCTGGTTACGGAGCTGGGAAAACCACACTGGTGcgatttgttgaaaaaattatgGCCCTGCCAAATCAACATTTGATTCTTTGTTGGTTCTCCAAATTAACGTACAAGGGTATTCACAACCCCCAATTCCCTGAATGTAAGGCAAATTCAAGAGATTTATGATCACCTTGTGCTGGAGAACAGTCAACAGTAGGCAATGAGCATGGCACTCTCCCCATATGACCACTTGGGTGGCAGGAAGCTCCTTCCTGGACTTCCCACCTCCCTTCATACGCAGTCTCTGCCCAAGATCTAGACCAACAGACAGCCAACGGACAAGCACTTACAGATTTGCTTAACGGTGTCACCCACATGTCAGCCACGTCACTTCCACAtcctttataaaaatgagaacttTATTTCAGAGTTCAGGTAtttttaggggtgtgtgtgtcaaATTTGTATCTATTTGTCTAGGTGGAGAGAATGCATGGGTAGGTGAATAGCAGTGAATGAACCTTTGGAAGGTTTCCCATCTCAAAGCAAGGCACTGGCAATTCACTTTTGGGTGGATGTGGGTGGAGGTGGGTTTAAATTTAGACCCAACAAAAACACTCTCCTCAGAAAGTGATACCCTTCTTTCTTCTGGAGTATCAAAACCATGAAAGTCATAATCTTTCTCTCTGTGAAGTCCACTGCAAGAAAGCTCAAAAACaggtttccttttgatttttatttctattttgatgttCTGTATACATGCCTTTTAAGCCGCCAGAAATCATTTTGGAGGGTGCATGCTTCATGAGACTTGACGCGCACTAAGGAATCATTAAATCACGAGAAAATGGAGCAAAGATTGGTGAGGCCAGGCTTCCTAAGGGGCTCAGTGGGGCGGGCAGACCAGGCAAGGGGCAGGCAATGCGccctgcaggggctggggcaagGTCTCCAGTGCGGGGTTCTCAAGGCTGTGACTCCCCTAAGGAGGCACGTGCAGGCTCAGACTACTGCAGGATCAGCGCGAGACTCCCCCCACCTCACCAGCAACACTTCCAGCTTGGAGAGAGGATGGAGGGGCTCTCAGGTCCCAGGAGGGAGCAGAAATCATCCTGCTGCAAGGGGCCATGCTGGTCACcacccccaccgcaccccccGGCCTGTACCCAGGGACCTGGGTGCCAGAGCCCGAAGCCCAGTAATCAAGGGCGAGCATCTGAAGCCCACATCCAGCCCTTACCAGCCTGACGACCTCGGGCAAGCTCTCAAGAGCCCGAGCAGccagcatggggtgggggtgggagtgggtaaCGATGCTGCTACCCCACGGGGCTAAGACTGCAGGAACAACTGCGAACAGCTCTTCgcacaatgcctggcacccaCCAAGGGCCTGATAGTCTGATGGATGTGGGCAAAAAGGGTGGCCCAGATGGATTCCTGGAGAGCTGGGGACCCCGGGATAGTGGGACCCAGGGCTCAACCCCGCAGATTGCCCCCCAAGAGCTGGGGACCGGGCAGGGGGCCAAGGGCTCACCCCGCGGATCGCCCCCCAAGAGCTGGGGACCCGGGCAGGGAGGCCAAGGGCTCGCCCCGCCGATCGCCCCCCAAGGGCTGGGGACCCGGGCAGGGAGGCCGAGGGCTCGCCCCACAGACTGACCCCCAAGGGCTGGGGACCCAGGCAGGGAGGCCGAGGGCTCGCCCCACAGACTGACCCCCAAGGGCTGGGGACCCGGGCAGGGGGCCGAGGCTCGCCCCGCGGACTGACCCccaagggctggggacctggggagggggccAAGGGCTCACCCCACAGACTGACCCCCAAGGGCTGGGGACCCGGGCAGGGAGGCCGAGGTTCGCCCCAGAGACTGACCCCCAAGGGCTGGGGACCCGGGCAGGGAGGCCGAGGCTCGCCCCACGGACTGACCCCCAAGGGCTGGGGACCCGGGCAGGGAGGCCGAGGCTCGCCCCACGGATTGACCCCCAAGGGCTGGGGACCCGGGCAGGGGGCCAAGGGCTCACCCCACAGACTGACCCCCAAGGGCTGGGGACCCGGGCAGGGAGGCCAAGGGCTcacttcacagactgagcccCAAGGGCTGGGGACCCGGGCAGGGAGGCCGAGGCTCGCCCCACGGACTGACCCCTAAGGGCTGGGGACCCGGGCAGGGGGCCAAGGGCTCACCCCACAGACTGACCCCCAAGGGCTGGGGACCCGGGCAGGGAGGCCAAGGGCTCACTTCACAGACTAACCCccaagggctggggacctgggcaGGGAGGCCGAGGCTCGCCCTGCGGACTGACCCCCAAGGGCTGGGGACCCGGGCAGGGGGCCGAGGGCTCGCCCCGCGGACTGACCCCCAAGGGCTGGGGACCCGGGCAGGGAGGCCGAGGGCTCGCCCCACGGACTGACGCCCAAGGCCTGGGGACCCGGGCAGGGAGGCCGAGGGCTCGCCCCACAGACTGACCCCCAAGGCCTGGGGACCCGGGCAGGGAGGCCGAGGGCTCGCCCCGCGGATCACCCCCCAAGGCCTGGGGACCCGCGCAGGGAGGCCGAGGCTCGCCCCGCGGACTGACCCCCAAGGGCTGGGGACCCGGGCAGGGAGGCCGAGGGCTCGCCCCGCAGACTGACCCCCAAGGGCTGGGGACCGAGGGCTCGCCCCGCGGATCATCCCCCAAGGGCTGGGGACCCGGGCAGGGAGGCCGAGGCTCACCCCACGGACTGACCCCCAAGGACTGGGGACCCGGGCAAGGGGCCAAGGGCTAACCCCACAGACTGACCCCCAAGGGCTGGGGACCCGGGCAGGGAGGCCGAGGCTCGCCCCACGGACTGACCCCCAAGGGCTGGGGACCCGGGCAGGGAGGCCGAGGGCTCGCCCCGCAGACTGACCCCCAAGGGCTGGGGACCGAGGGCTCGCCCCGCGGATCATCCCCCAAGGGCTGGGGACCCGGGCAGGGAGGCCGAGGCTCGCCCCACGGACTGACCCCCAAGGGCTGGGGACCCGGGCAGGGGGCCAAGGGCTCACCCCACAGACTGACCCCCAAGGGCTGGGGACCCGGGCAGGGAGGCCGAGGGCTCGCCCCGCAGACTGACCCCCAAGGGCTGGGGACCGAGGGTTCGCCCCGCGGATCATCCCCCAAGGGCTGGGGACCCGGGCAGGGAGGCCGAGGCTCGCCCCACGGACTGACCCCCAAGGGCTGGGGACCCGGGCAGGGGGCCAAGGGCTCACCCCACAGACTGACCCCCAAGGGCTGGGGACCCGGGCAGGGAGGCCGAGGCTCGCCCCACAGACTGACCCCCAAGGCCTGGGGACCCGGGCAGGGAGGCCGAGGGCTCACCCCGCGGATCACCCCCCAAGGCCTGGGGACCCGGGCAGGGAGGCCGAGGCTCGCCCTGCGGACTGACCCCCAAGGGCTGGGGACCCGGGCAGGGAGGCCGAGGCTCGCCCCACGGACTGACCCCCAAGGGCTGGGGACCCGGGCAGGGAGGCCGAGGCTCGCCCCACGGACTGACCCCCAAGGCCTGGGGACCCGGGCAGGGAGGCCGAGGctcgccccgccctcccccgccccggcgGGTCAGCAGGacgccccgcggccccgctccGGGGTCCTCCCTCCGGCCGCACCGGGCCCCGTGGCCCGCTGCCCGGCGGCGACAGCGGCACGGCGGGGCGGGAACCCACAGCCAGGGAAGCAGGGCTCCCGCCAGGACCGCCGAGGACACCCAGGGAGCAGCCGGAGACCGAGGCCACGGCCCGGAGCTGGAGGCTGCAGCCCTTGGCCCGGAACACCCGACCGTCCCGGGAGCGCGGAACCCCGCCGCTGAGGGCCCAGGAGGCCCTGCCGGGACCGGAAGCCAACAGCCGCACTTCCggcgggggaggggtgcagggcgGAGGCGGGCTCGCGTCGCCCAAAGGCGTCACTTCCGGGCGCGGCGCGGTGAGCGCGGGCGGCATGGCGGGTGGGAGCGGGACCCGGAGCGGCCGCGGGagcgggggcaggagggcgggagCCCGGGACGCGAGGACCGGGACCCCGTCCGCCGACCCCTGCCGCCGGGAGCGGCTCCCGAGGTGCCTGCCGAAGCCTGGGGTGCGGACGCTTCTGTTCAGTGCCGGCGGGGCAGACCCGGGGCACGTCCGACGCGGTCTGATCggctccttttctcttcttcttaacCGTAGCAGTGCGGTTGAAGAGACCCGGCCATGGAAGGCAGGCCCCTGCTGACATCCAAGCAGAGGACGGAGGTGGTGTGCGGGGTCCCCACGCAGGTGGTGTGCACCGCCTTCAGCAGCCACATCCTGGTGGTGGTGACCCAGTTCGGGAAGATGGGCACCCTGGTCTCCCTGGAGCCCAGCGCCGTTGCCAGTGACGTCGGGAAGCCCGTGCTCACCACCAGAGTGCTTCTGGGGCAGGATGAGGTAGAGTGGGTGGAAGGGGGGGGCCCGCACGCAGCCACCTCAGCAGCAGTGGGGGCACCTGCCTGCCCGCCGGCACCGTTTCCCAGCCCAGCGGGTTTTGTGCAGCAGGCAGGTGGGCGGATGGATTTTGTAGGGTTTGACCCTCGTGGGGTAGCTTGGAGCCCGAGCTCTGAATAGATGGCCCATGGGATGTGATGGACCCCCGCCCAGCCTCCGCAGATCCTTCTGGGTTGCAGACAGCCCGGAGACACCCAGGATCAGGACGCAGCAGGAAGGCTAGTGTAACAGCGCCTGTTCAGCGTGTTGTTCAGGATTCGAGCTCCGGAGTCCAGTTGAACTCTGAACCGCTGTTGCCTTGAACTTACAGGGAGGGGTAGGTGGTTATTGGGGTGCAGGAAGGCAGTCGGGGAATCCTCCACGAAGGCGCTAAGGAAAACCGGATTTGTCTCCTTTAAAGtggtctctctccttcccttctccagcCTCTCACCCACGTCTTTGCGAAAAACCTGGTGACCTTCGTGTCTCAGGAAGCTGGAAACAGAGCGGTCCTGCTAGCCCTGGCCATGAAGGACAGGAACGCAGAGGGGCTGAAGGCTGTGAAGGAGGTGATCCAGGCGTGCCAGGTCTGGTGACCCCAGAGCCAGCAGCCGCGGAGACTGGACGCCCTGTCCACTTGGAGACCGTCTGTGGctcaggcaggaggaggagctgtCTGGCTCTAGCCCTAGAAGCCAGGAGAGATACACACATCTCAGGGGCGCTAACTTATCCACGGATGGAGGAGAGCTGCGGAGAGTGTCTGCCGGGGTTGTGGTGGTTCTTACCAGGGTCCAGATATTTGCATGTATTTGAGAATTGAAAGATGAGTCCTCAGGTGTGAATCCCGGCACTCCATGAGCAGCATCCGTTGTTGGAGGAAATGTTTGATGTTAAGAATAAACACCTGTCCCCAAATACTTCACCATCCCTCCTAACAGTGCTGAGAAGCTTCTGTCCCACGGTGTGGGTTCCGTTGGGTGCACCGTAGGTGGGAGAAAGCCTTACATGGTTCACACACTCTGCACACACCTCTCGCTCCTCCTCTGACATCCCTGAGCGGGTTTGGGTTGCCAGACAGCTGTTAACTTCCACTCCGAACACATTTCTTACCATCTTGCTGCTTGACAGTTCCCGTGAGGCATGTCTACCCCAAGGCAGCCTGTGCCTGCTCAGGCCTCTGGCAGACAACCGTTGGaaacccccccgccccgggcacaTCTTCATCTCCGTGTAGCCACAGTGGAACTTCACCAGCCACACCAGAAACTGGGAGGTTAAGTGTGCTATCGAGTCCACCCCACAGAAGATCAGAGACAATGTGGGCATGGGGTCTGGGAAGCAGGGACCAGCTGGTGTCCCTGTGTTCTGAGAGTAGCCTTCCCTGggaatgggaatttttttttttttttttttttttgagatttgtataaaggggtgcctggccggctcagtggAGCATGCGATTCTTGATTTGGGacttgtgagttcaggccccacagtGGGCACAGAgaggacttaaaaaataaaatcttaaaaaaaaaaccatctgtGTGATGAAATATCTTGGGTGGCATCCATGTCCTCATGAGATCAGGAGGAGTTTTTATTCAGTTTCCCTTAGAACCGACGGCTTCTGAGACAGGTTCTTGACTAGAAACTGCTCTCCAGCTGGCAACGAAAATAATTCAAGCCGCTGGTCCAGTTTGGAGGTGGGTGTGAGTTTGCTGAAGGTAGGACAGAGGGAAACTCTTCAGGGGCTCATTCCTTCAGACACTGCCTGTGCAGGGTCACTGTCAGCCCTGTCCCACCCAAGCCACAGACTGACTGATGGTGACCAGGTAGTTGTGCTTGGGAATCCTGatagacttcctggaggaggtgccaACACAGGAGAGAGGAAGGCACCTTGTGCTGCCACCACTGCTGCTGCAGGGAGCTTGAGTGACCAGGCTGCCCCCGCTGGACCTGCATGCTTTGGAGATGccaagggaaactgaggcccatccCCCAGAGGCACAGGACTCCTTTGT
The genomic region above belongs to Vulpes lagopus strain Blue_001 chromosome 3, ASM1834538v1, whole genome shotgun sequence and contains:
- the PSMG3 gene encoding proteasome assembly chaperone 3, coding for MEGRPLLTSKQRTEVVCGVPTQVVCTAFSSHILVVVTQFGKMGTLVSLEPSAVASDVGKPVLTTRVLLGQDEPLTHVFAKNLVTFVSQEAGNRAVLLALAMKDRNAEGLKAVKEVIQACQVW